The Methylomarinum sp. Ch1-1 genome contains the following window.
TAATCCTGTCGTTTGAGCCGGTTCAGCCGATTGGCCTAGGCGCCCGGGACAGTTTGCGACTGGAAGCGGGATTGAGCCTTTACGGCCACGAACTCGATGAAAGCATCAGCCCGGTCGAGGCCGGCCTGAGTTGGGTGATCGACAAACAAAAACGGCAGTTTCTCGGCGCCGACATCATCCATCGACAACTACAACAGGGCGCCCCCAGGAAGCGAGTCGGCCTATTGATAGAAGGCAAGATTCCGGTACGGGAACACAGCGAAATCCACAACGATTCCGGGCAAAAGGTCGGCTACGTCACCAGCGGCGGCTTCTCCCCGACGTTGAAACAACCGATTGCGCTGGCGTTAATCGACCGTCGATTCGACCAGCAAAGCTGCTATGCTTTAGTCAGAAACCGTCAGATTTCGATGCGGGTCACAACATTGCCTTTCGTTCCGCATCACTACCACAGGGGGTAATCATGTCCACATCCCGCCCGAGTTTGCAGCAACTGGAAATGCGCGGCAACTTTATCCAGCGCCACATCGGCTCCAACCCGCAACAAGTCCAGGAAATGCTGGCCGAGCTGGGACTGGGAAAACTCGATGACCTGATCGAACAAGCCATCCCCGACAACATACTCAATAGCGAACCGTTAAAACTGACCGGCACGATCAGCGAACGGGCGGTCATCAAATACCTGCGCAAGATGCGCAATCGCAACAAGGTGTTTACTTCGTTGATCGGCATGGGTTATTACGACACCATCATGCCGGCGGTGATCAAACGCAATGTGTTGGAAAATCCCGGCTGGTACACGGCCTACACCCCTTATCAGGCCGAGGTCAGCCAAGGCCGGCTGGAAGCCTTGCTGAATTTTCAGCAAATGATCTGCGACCTGACCGGCATGGAACTGGCCAACGCCTCATTGCTCGACGAAGCGACGGCCGCCGCCGAAGCGATGACGATGGCCAGACGCCTGTCGAAAAGCCCTTCCAACCGCGTTTTCATCGACCAAAACTGCCATCCGCAAACCATTGCCGTGATGCAAACGCGGGCCCGCCCCTTCGGCTTCGATGTGGTGGTCGGCGACCCCTACCAGCAAGACCTTGAACGGCAGAAATTCTTTACCTTCTTGCTGCAATATCCCGGCTGTGACGGCGAAGTTCATGACTTAAGCGACATCGTCCGCATCGCTCACCAGCAATCGGCGCTGGTCACGGTCGCCGCCGACTTGCTCAGCTTGGTGATATTGAAGTCACCTGGCTCCTTCGGCGCCGATATCGTGGTCGGCAATTCCCAGCGCTTCGGCGTTCCGATGGGCTATGGCGGGCCGCATGCGGCCTTCTTCGCCACCAAGGACGAATATAAGCGCAGCACGCCCGGACGCATCATCGGCGTCTCCAAGGACTGTCACGGTCAATATGCGCTGCGGATGGCGCTGCAAACCCGCGAACAGCATATACGCCGCGACAAGGCCACCAGCAACATCTGCACCTCACAGGTATTGCTGGCGGTCATCGCCGGCTTTTACGCCATCTATCACGGCCCCCAAGGCCTGGCCCTGATCGCCGGACGGGTCCACCGCTACAGCCAAATCCTGGCGACAGGTTTACAAAGCATGGGCTATACGATTCTAAGCAGGCAGTTTTTCGACACCTTCGTCATCCACACCCCAGGAAGAGCCAAACGCATCGCCAACAAGGCGCAGGAGGCGGAAATCAACCTGCGCATCATCGATGCCGATCACCTGGGCATTTCCCTCGACGAAACCAGCAATCGCGATCTGATCCGCAGCGTGTGGCGAATATTTTCCGGCCCCGCCGGCGATCAGCCCGATATCAACGCGCTCGATAAAACCATAGCCGAATGCCTGCCGCAACCATTGTTGCGCCAGGACGCCATCCTGCAGCATCCGGTGTTTGAACGCTATCATTCGGAAACCGAGATGATGCGCTATATGCGCAAACTGGCGCGCAAGGATATCGCGCTGGACCGCAGCATGATCCCGCTCGGCTCCTGTACGATGAAGCTGAATGCCGCCACCGAAATGCAGGCGCTGTCCTATCATGAGTTCAACGGCCTGCATCCGTTCGCGCCGCTGCACCAGACCTTGGGTTATCAGCAACTGATCGAAGAACTGGAGGATATGCTCTGCGACCTGACCGGTTTCGACGCCTTTTCCTTTCAACCGAACGCCGGTTCCCAGGGCGAATACACCGGCCTGCTGACGATCCGCAAATACCATCAGACAAACGGACAGGAGCAACGCAATATTTGCCTGATTCCGGCTTCGGCGCACGGCACCAACCCGGCCAGCGCCGTGATGGCCGGTCTAAAAGTCGTGGTGCTGGACTGCGATGACAACGGCAACGTCAGCGTCGAGGATTTGCGGAACAAGGTCGCCGAACATCACGACACGCTGGCTGCGTTGATGATTACCTACCCGTCCACCCACGGCGTGTTCGAAGAGGCATTCCGGGAAATCTGCGACATCGTCCACCAACACGGTGGGCAAGTCTATCTGGACGGCGCCAACTTCAACGCCCTGTTGGGCCTGAGCCGGCCCGGCAAGATCGGCGCCGATGTCGCCCATCTGAATCTGCACAAAACCTTCAGCATTCCCCATGGCGGCGGCGGTCCCGGCGTCGGTCCGATCGGCGTCGGTCAACACCTGGCGCCCTATCTGCCTGAACACCCGGTCGTCAAAGGCGTCAATCCGCATAAAACCGAACACGGCACCGTTGGAACGGTCTCTGCGGCGCCTTGGGGTTCGGCCAGCATCCTAACCATTTCCTGGGCCTATATCGCGATGATGGGCGCTCACGGCTTGAAACAGGCCACCCTGAACGCCATCCTGAACGCCAATTATATTGCCCAGCGCCTGGCGCCGCATTATCCAGTCCTGTACACCGGCAAGAACAATCGGGTCGCTCATGAATGCATCATCGACTGTCGAGCCTTCAAACAAAGCTGCAATATCACCGTCGAAGACATCGCCAAACGCCTGATCGACTACGGTTTTCATGCGCCTACCGTGTCGTTTCCGGTCGCCGAAACGCTGATGATCGAACCGACCGAAAGCGAGGACAAGGGGGAAATCGATCGTTTCTGCGAGGCGCTGATCGCAATCAGACAGGAAATCCGCGACATCGAAAGCGGCAAAGCCGACCCTGACAACAATGTGCTGCATAATGCGCCACATAGTCACCGCCTATTATTGGAGGAATGGCAGATGCCCTATCCCAGAGTTCAGGCTTTCTTTCCAGGCAACAATCAGGATGACGACAAATATTGGCCGCCGGTCGGACGCATCGACAATGTCTACGGCGACCGCCACCTGCAATGCACCTGTCCGCCGCTATCCGACTATCAATGAAAACAGACGGTAAGATGCTGCCGACTCATCAATCGATATGGTGTCATAAGGCGGTTAAAGCGCAGCGGAATTAGACCCGCGCTCGCAGACCCTGCTACGCCTGATTGACGATCACCGATTCCGGCGTCAGTTTCAGCGCACAACGCCCTTCCAACAGACACTGCAGCTCCTCGCCGACCATGCTGTGGCGCCAGCCCTGCAACAAAGGATTGTCTTCATCGGCATAAATCAGCTTTTCCAAATCCTTACGGGTCGCCAAAACCACCGGGTTCAACGAATTTTGTTCCGCACGGATGCGAACTATCGCGGTTAACACGTCGAGCACCGCTTCCTGTTGTTGAGTTTTTTTCGGCGGCTTGCCGTTTTCATGTAACGGTTTCGGCGGATGTTGCTTGGCTTCATTAATCAAATCGCAAAGCACATTGCCGTAACGCCTGACCAGCCGTTCATTGATATTGCGCACTTTTGCCAGTTCGGAGACCGTCGCCGGCTGCAACTTCGCCAACTCCAGCATCATATCGTCACGGATCAGCCAATTACGTGGTTTGTTCACCGACTGAGCGGTGCTTTCACGCCATTCGCTCAACGCTTGTATGATCGACAATTGTTTACCGGTCAGTTTATTCTTTCCCTTGATTTTCAACCAAGCATTGGACGGGCTGATTTGGTAAAGCTCGGTATCATTAAGCTGTTTAAAGTCATTTTCCAGCCAATGCAGACGCCCCAGCTTTTCCAGCTGTTCGCACATGATTTGATAAATCTTACACAGATAAATCACGTCATCGGCGGCGTACTGAATCTGCGCCTCGCTTAAGGGACGCACACTCCAATCGGTGCGGGTATGGGCCTTGCTGAGATTGATGTTCAGGAAATTCGAAACCAGCATCGCATAGCCTGGATTTTCCTGAAATCCCAGTAACGGCGCCGCTATCTGAGTATCGAAAACCGGCTCGGGCACCTTGCCGGTGAGTTGATAAAAAATCTCCAGATCCTGCCGACAGGAATGCAGCACCTTGGTGATCGTAGGCTGATAAATCGCATCGAATAACTTGTCCAGATCGGGTAACGCCAAAGGATCGATGCAGGCCACCCATTCCGGCGTCGCGATTTGCAGCAGGCAAAACTGAGGGTAATAAGTCTTTTCCCTTAAAAACTCCGTGTCCAGTGCTATCCACGGCTCCTGTAAAATTTGCTGGCACAATGCATCCAGCTTTTCAGTGGTATTAATGTATTGAATTGTCATAGTGTGCTAACAATAGCAGTTTTTTACCTTTTTGGCAGTAAAACTGTAAATCTCTCCCTTGCCCTAAGCCGCTTCCAGACTAAGCTCAACCGCTGACTAGCACTCAGTCATGTTATACGACCGGTACTCGGTAGGCGCCAGCAATTCCTAGTTTGAGAATTTTTCTGGGCAGGACGGGGTTTGTAACTCCGACCTGCACGAAGATGCGGGTAGGGTGTGCTGACGATAGGAAGCGCACCGGTTTTTAATGCGCTTCACGCAGTTCAGCACATCCGCAGGAAGGCGACGCTGGACGACGATCGGTTTTACATGGGCATCTCAGTCGTAGCGTGGATTCGCCGCCAGGCAATCCGCCTGGATACCAATAACGGCCAATTTTGCCCCGGCGCGGGGTTTGGCGGCAATTCCCACTTTGGCGTTCAAAAAGGGCATGGGGTGTGTTTGGCGAGGATGTCGGCAGCAAGGATGCTGCCGTCAAGCCCCCAGGGATGGGTTTACCCAGCACCTAAATTCCATGGCTACTGGACTATATTTTACATTCCAGCATAATTTAGGTGCTGGGTGAACGGCGCTCCTCGACAGACACACCCCATGCCCTAAACCCCGCAAAAATACTCAAATATATGGGAATTGCTGGGGTTTGGCGGCTTGCTCCGCGAAGCCGCCCTACGTTGGCGGATCCGTTGCGCTTTATCCACCCGATGCGGGTAGGGTGTGCTGACGATAGGAAGCGCACCGGTTTTTGATGCGCTTCACGTTGTTCAGCACATCCTACGCAGGAAGGCGACGCTTGACGATTATATTGGCGGCAGGCGCCTTTATTTCGTGCAGTGGAGCAACGGCTTGCCGCATGAGCTTCTTTACTATCTCCCGACGAACGGCTTGCAAAAAATTGCCATCGGGGATTAAATTGTATCCATCAACAGCCAGGAGTCAGCATGAAAGCGGTCGGATATCATCAATCATTACCCATCAGCGCAACCGATTCTTTAATCGATGTCGACCTTCCCGCACCGGCGCCCGGCCCCCATGATCTGCTGGTCCGGGTCAAGGCGGTCTCGGTTAATCCGGTCGATACCAAAATCCGCAAACGTTTTACACCGGAACCCGGCGAAACCAAAGTACTGGGGTGGGATGCCGCCGGCATCATCGAGGCGGTCGGCGATCAAGTCACCTTGTTCGAAGCCGGCGATGAAGTATGGTATGCCGGCGCCATCGACCGTCCCGGCAGCAATGCCGAACTGCACCTAGTCGATGAGCGGATAGCCGCGAAGAAACCGCAATCACTGAACTTTGCCGAAGCGGCGGCGATGCCGCTGACCACGATCACGGCCTGGGAACTGCTGTTCGACCGCTTAGGCATCGCCAAGGATAATAATGCCCCTTCGGAACAATTGTTGATCATCGGCGCTGCAGGCGGCGTCGGCTCGATGATGACCCAGATCGCCCATAGGCTGACCGGCGCGACCGTCATCGGCACCGCTTCGCGCCCGCAAACCCGGGACTGGGCATTAGCGCTGGGAGCCAATCATGTCATCGATCACAGCCAGTCATTGCCAGAACAACTTGAACAAAAAGGCCTTGCCTCGGTCAGCCACGTCGCCAGCCTGACCCATACCGACAGCCATTATCAGGACATCGTTAAATGCCTGGCGCCGCAAGGCAGAATGGGATTGATCGACGACCCAGAGCAGTTGGATATCGGTCTGATGAAACAAAAAAGCATATCGCTGCACTGGGAATTCATGTACACCCGTTCGCTGTTTGCAACGACCGATATGATCAAGCAGCATCAACTGCTCAGCGAAGCCGCCGGGTTGGTCGATACGGGCATCCTAAGAACGACACTCAGCGAACATTTCGGCACAATCAATGCAACCAACCTAAAACGCGCGCACGCCTTCATCGAAAGCGGAAAGGCCTGCGGCAAAGTCGTACTGGAAGGCTTTTAAGCCAAACGCAGACGGCTATCCTTGCTTTACACGCTAGATAGAATCGAACGATCTACCTCAATGCCGGCATAGGATATAAAAACGCTGTTACTCTTCATGCCCCTTAGTCATATTGAGAAAAAACCCAAGGGAAATGAGCAAAAAGCTTCCGCCAAACAGTATTCCCACCGGATAATAAAGATTGCCGGCCAATTCCAATTGACTGTACTTTATGATCATGATTAAGGCTTCCAGCACCAGCGCGATGCAGACCGTGCCGACGAACCGAGTAATCGTTCTTCTCACATTGATAAAAACATTACTTCCCTCGTCTTCCGAATTATATTCTTTGCTGATGCCGGCGCCCAGCTCAAACATAGCCAAGGAAATCACAAAGATGTTGGTAGACTTTATCACGGCGGACATAAATTCTTCCTCCACACCTAACGCAAACTCAATAAAATTATAGCTTGCCAAAAATATCAAGATGATCGACAAGATATGAAATATGGCGGAAAAGACTATCGCCATGATCTTTTTGTATCTCTTCATTAAGCGACCTAATTCCCAACGATAAAATTACGCAAGCAAGAACCAGCGCAGACCTACGTAAACTTTGTCCTATCACAACAAGCTATCCCTAAAACGCCATGCTCCTGCCTGTTATCCGAGCTGAACAGAATTATCCTGAACTTGACATAACTCTGTTATCGCAAACCAATATTTATTAAGCCTTAAGGCTCGGCCATGTTTATGGCTAGATAGCCCAACAGTCGATCTAAATTTCTAATAAATATAATTACTCACCTATCGCTCATAAAACTGATCTACCAGGTCCTTAAACCAGCGCGGACGAAAAATCATCACATACAAAATCAACACCTCCAAAATCGGCAACGGGATGATGTGCAAGGCGATCAACGCCAACAACACCACAATACCTACGACCAATCTTGAAAAAAAAGTAACGTTATTATTATTCATACCTCCCCCTTTAAACAATTAAGCTGTGTGCTAGTACTCAGTCATGTTCTATATGACGGGTGCTCGGTAGGCGCCAGCCATCCCCATCAGTTTGAGCCTTTTTGCGGCGTTTAGGGCAAGGATGTGTCTGTCGAGGAGCACCGTTCACTCATGGCCTTTTTGAACGCCAAACTGGGAATTGCTACAGCATCCATTTTCATCTGACGAGTTGACTACTTTAGCAAGCGCATGAATTCTTAGGTATTTTTTAATGCCTTTACCCACCATTAGAATAATGGGCTGTACTGGATACCCTGCTAAAAACGGCCGTTCTATTTTGATTGATTTGCGGCCGTTCAGGCTTCGAAAGTAATCGATCCAATCTTAGCCCGACCGATACATTATGAAAAAGTATTTCGGGTAATGCTGTCATAACACCCCATGGCATAACGCGATTCTAGATACAAGGATTGCCGGTCGGTGTGCTCGGTGACCCCGCCCGCCCCTGCTAGCGCACTAATCTCGCCGGCCTCATTGAGTTTATAAACCATCGCGACGGAAATGCCATGATCGGCCGTCACCAAACTGTAACAGGTGTTGACCCAAACCGGCTCGGATAATTCTCGTTCGTTTAACAAGTCGACCACGGCAAATGCGCAAACCTTAGCTTCCGAAGTCGCGGCAAAAGCCGATTTAGGAATCGGTTGCTGAATCGCCGCATCGCCGATTACATGTATATCCGGTCGGAGCGTTGATTCACCGCTGACGGGCCGTACCGGACACCAGCCGCTGTCATCGCACAGCCCGGCCTGCTGCGCAATCAATCCGGCTTTCTGCGCCGGAATGACATTCAGCACATCGGCTTTGATTTGGTCGCCGAAATCGGTCTGCAACGTTTTGCTTTTCGCCGCCAACGCAATCACCGGATTATCGGCAATCGATTGCCATTCGATCAGGGCGGCGTGGGTGCCGTAACCGTAATGTTGTTTCCAACCCTCGACGAACAAATCCTGCTTGGAGAATCCACGTTTGTGATCGAGGATCAGAACTTTGGCCTTCGGCTTGTGTTGCCGGCAATAATAGGCCAGCATGCTAGCTCTCTCGTAAGGCCCGGGCGGACAGCGAAACGGATTGGCCGGGGCGACAATGGCGATGGTCCCATTATCAGGCATGGCCTGAACCAGGCTAGCCAATGTCTGGGTCTGCTGACCGGCTTTCCAGGCATGGGGAATATATTCGGCCACCGCGGCGTCATAGCCTTCGATGTCGCCCCAACGAAAATCGATGCCCGGCGCCATAATCAGACGATCATAGTTAATTGTCTGCCGATTACTCAGTCTAAGCGATTTTTTTTCGGCATCCACCGCTGTCACCCGTTCATGAATCACGGTGATACCGTAGTGCAAGGCTAGCTGATCATAACCGAAGCCCAGCGATTCCAGGTCGCGAAGACCGCCTAACACCCAGTTGCTGCCGGGACAGGTAAGGTAACGGGGGTTAGACTCTATCAGCGTGACTTTAATCGAATCGTCCAGTTTACGGATCGTCTTGGCCGCCGAGGCCCCGGCAAAACCGCCGCCAACGATCACGACATGGGCCTTGCTGCGACGCCTGAACGACAACTGCCGACAACCCGCTGCGGCCATGGCCGTGGTCGATAAGCCTAGTTTGATGAAGTCTCTACGGCTAACCATGATTATTGCGAATGACCTTGAATAGAGTGCGCTACGGCGCTAATTTCAGCATCACTTAAGCCCTTGACGATGCGCCCCATCACCGTGGACTTGCGTCGGTCATATTTAAATTGCAGTAATGCCTGCTTGATTTGTTCGGCCGATAAGACGTTGAGACTTGGAATAACCGTCCCCAGTCCGGAATGACAGCTGCGGCAGTTTGAAACGATCAGTCGCGGAGAAATATCCGCCCGCAAGGATTCGGGAATCAACATGATTAAACTAATCGCTAACAATATTGTGACCCGAAATCGCGTATTTCGCTGCGCTGCTAATGGGCTGGATATTGATAAGCTTTTCATCTTAGCGATCAGGTTTAACTGCTGCCTAAAGACGGCATGATTTTGTTTACTTCGTCCTCTGCCGGAATGCCTCATAGACAAGCACGCCGGCGGCGACGGACACATTCAGGCTTTCCACCTGTCCCGCCATCGGAATTTTTACCAGGAAATCACATTGCTTTTGGGTCAGCTGACGCATGCCGGTTCCTTCGGCGCCCATCACTAACGCCAAGGGCATGTTCAAATCGGCGTCAAAGATCGATTGCTGAGCATCACCGCTGCTGCCCATGACCCAAATATTCTGTTCCTTCAACCAGCGCAAGGTTCTAGCTAAATTAGTGACCTGATAAACAGGCACCGTTTCCGCCGCACCGCTGGCTACCTTACAGACCGTCGGCGTGATGCCGGCGGCATTGTCCTTAGTCACGATAATGCCCTGCACCGCGGCCGCATCGGCGGTGCGCAGACAAGCGCCCAGGTTATGCGGGTCCTGCACCTGGTCCAACACCAGAAAAAAAGGCATTTCGGTCAAAGCCGCCACCGCTAGTTTCAATTGTTCTTCCGTGCGCATGGTGGGCATGTCGACTTCAATGACAATGCCCTGATGGTTCTTGCCGTCGGCCATCCGATCCAGCTTTTTGCGTTCGGACTTCTCAATCTTGATCCCTAAATCGGCCAAATCCTCGATGATCTGCTTTAAACGCTTGTCCTGCCTTTGCGCATCGATCCACGCATGGTGAATTTTTTTGGCCGAATAATCCAACGCGGCCTGCACCGCGTGAATGCCGAATAACTTCGTTAACTTCATGACCGTTTTTTTGTTTTGTTCCTGTCCTTGGCTGTTTTTCTGTCCTTAGTTGTTTTTTTAGCTGTGGTCTTTTTTTTAGCCTTGCTTTTTTTGCCGGTTTGCAACAGATCAAAATCTATTTTTTTCTCGTCCAGATCCACCCTTGCCACTTTGACCTTGACCATATCCCCTAGACGATAACGGATGCCGGTGCGTTCACCATAAAGCTGATGACTGGTGGCGTCGAAATGAAAATAATCCTGCGGCAAGGTGGAAATGTGCACCAGCCCCTCGACATAAATATCCTGCAATTCGACAAAAAAGCCGAAGCCGGTCACCGCGGATATCAGACCGGTAAATTCTTCGCCGACCTTATCCAACATGTATTCACATTTCAGCCAGGTGACGACATCGCGGGTGGCCTCATCGGCCCGGCGCTCGTTTGCGGAACAATGTTCGCCCAGCACCACCATGTCTGGAAAACCGTAGAAGAAGGATTCCGCTGTTTTACCTTGCAGACAATGGCGGATTGCCCGATGCACCAGCAAATCCGGGTATCGTCTGATCGGCGAGGTAAAATGCGCATAGGCTTCCAACGCCAGGCCGAAATGGCCTTTGGTTTCCGGACTGTAAACCGCTTGCGACATCGAACGCAGCATCACCGTTTGAATCAAATGCGCGTTCGGACGCCCTTGAACGGAATCGAGCAGCTCCATGTAGTCCAACGGCGTCGGGTTCTCGCCGCCGCCCAGATGCAAACCCATTTCGCCGAGGAAGGTTCTCAGCGTCAGTAATTTCTCGCTGCCCGGCCCTTCATGGATGCGCAATAATCGCGGCATTTTCTTACGATTCAAAAAACGCGCCGCCGCCATATTAGCGGCAATCATGAATTCCTCGATTAACTTATGCGCATCGTTGCGTTCAGTCGGCACAATCTTTTCGATCTTGCGTTCGGCGCCAAATACGATCTGCGTTTCCTGGGTATCGAAGTCCATTGCGCCGCGCTGTTCGCGCTGTTTTCTCATCGCCTTGAACAAGGCGTAAAGCTCTTGCAGGTGCGGCATCAGATGATGATGTTTTTTCGCCAGTTTCTTATCGCCATCGACCAACATCCGTGCAACACTGGTATAAGTCAGGCGCGCATGGGAACGCATCACCGCCTCGAAGAAGCGTGAACGAATGACCTCACCTTGCTTGTTGATATACATTTCACAGACCATGCACAAACGGTCGACATCAGGATTCAGCGAACACAAGCCATTAGACAAGATTTCCGGCAACATCGGTATGACCCGTTCCGGAAAGTACACCGATGTACTGCGTTTTTTCGCTTCGGCATCAAGAGCGGTATTCACCTTCACATAATGGGACACATCGGCAATCGCCACCAGCAACTTCCAGCCTTTTGGAGTTTTCTGGCAATACACCGCATCGTCAAAATCACGTGCATCTTCGCCGTCTATCGTGACCAACGGCAATTCACGAATATCGGTTCGACCTTCTTTGGCCTCTTCCGGAACCTGATCGGATAAAGGAGCGACTTCCTCCAAAAGCTCTTCCGGCCATTCATTCGGCAATTCATA
Protein-coding sequences here:
- the gcvP gene encoding aminomethyl-transferring glycine dehydrogenase; this translates as MSTSRPSLQQLEMRGNFIQRHIGSNPQQVQEMLAELGLGKLDDLIEQAIPDNILNSEPLKLTGTISERAVIKYLRKMRNRNKVFTSLIGMGYYDTIMPAVIKRNVLENPGWYTAYTPYQAEVSQGRLEALLNFQQMICDLTGMELANASLLDEATAAAEAMTMARRLSKSPSNRVFIDQNCHPQTIAVMQTRARPFGFDVVVGDPYQQDLERQKFFTFLLQYPGCDGEVHDLSDIVRIAHQQSALVTVAADLLSLVILKSPGSFGADIVVGNSQRFGVPMGYGGPHAAFFATKDEYKRSTPGRIIGVSKDCHGQYALRMALQTREQHIRRDKATSNICTSQVLLAVIAGFYAIYHGPQGLALIAGRVHRYSQILATGLQSMGYTILSRQFFDTFVIHTPGRAKRIANKAQEAEINLRIIDADHLGISLDETSNRDLIRSVWRIFSGPAGDQPDINALDKTIAECLPQPLLRQDAILQHPVFERYHSETEMMRYMRKLARKDIALDRSMIPLGSCTMKLNAATEMQALSYHEFNGLHPFAPLHQTLGYQQLIEELEDMLCDLTGFDAFSFQPNAGSQGEYTGLLTIRKYHQTNGQEQRNICLIPASAHGTNPASAVMAGLKVVVLDCDDNGNVSVEDLRNKVAEHHDTLAALMITYPSTHGVFEEAFREICDIVHQHGGQVYLDGANFNALLGLSRPGKIGADVAHLNLHKTFSIPHGGGGPGVGPIGVGQHLAPYLPEHPVVKGVNPHKTEHGTVGTVSAAPWGSASILTISWAYIAMMGAHGLKQATLNAILNANYIAQRLAPHYPVLYTGKNNRVAHECIIDCRAFKQSCNITVEDIAKRLIDYGFHAPTVSFPVAETLMIEPTESEDKGEIDRFCEALIAIRQEIRDIESGKADPDNNVLHNAPHSHRLLLEEWQMPYPRVQAFFPGNNQDDDKYWPPVGRIDNVYGDRHLQCTCPPLSDYQ
- the rnd gene encoding ribonuclease D, whose amino-acid sequence is MTIQYINTTEKLDALCQQILQEPWIALDTEFLREKTYYPQFCLLQIATPEWVACIDPLALPDLDKLFDAIYQPTITKVLHSCRQDLEIFYQLTGKVPEPVFDTQIAAPLLGFQENPGYAMLVSNFLNINLSKAHTRTDWSVRPLSEAQIQYAADDVIYLCKIYQIMCEQLEKLGRLHWLENDFKQLNDTELYQISPSNAWLKIKGKNKLTGKQLSIIQALSEWRESTAQSVNKPRNWLIRDDMMLELAKLQPATVSELAKVRNINERLVRRYGNVLCDLINEAKQHPPKPLHENGKPPKKTQQQEAVLDVLTAIVRIRAEQNSLNPVVLATRKDLEKLIYADEDNPLLQGWRHSMVGEELQCLLEGRCALKLTPESVIVNQA
- a CDS encoding zinc-binding alcohol dehydrogenase family protein; translated protein: MKAVGYHQSLPISATDSLIDVDLPAPAPGPHDLLVRVKAVSVNPVDTKIRKRFTPEPGETKVLGWDAAGIIEAVGDQVTLFEAGDEVWYAGAIDRPGSNAELHLVDERIAAKKPQSLNFAEAAAMPLTTITAWELLFDRLGIAKDNNAPSEQLLIIGAAGGVGSMMTQIAHRLTGATVIGTASRPQTRDWALALGANHVIDHSQSLPEQLEQKGLASVSHVASLTHTDSHYQDIVKCLAPQGRMGLIDDPEQLDIGLMKQKSISLHWEFMYTRSLFATTDMIKQHQLLSEAAGLVDTGILRTTLSEHFGTINATNLKRAHAFIESGKACGKVVLEGF
- a CDS encoding NAD(P)/FAD-dependent oxidoreductase produces the protein MVSRRDFIKLGLSTTAMAAAGCRQLSFRRRSKAHVVIVGGGFAGASAAKTIRKLDDSIKVTLIESNPRYLTCPGSNWVLGGLRDLESLGFGYDQLALHYGITVIHERVTAVDAEKKSLRLSNRQTINYDRLIMAPGIDFRWGDIEGYDAAVAEYIPHAWKAGQQTQTLASLVQAMPDNGTIAIVAPANPFRCPPGPYERASMLAYYCRQHKPKAKVLILDHKRGFSKQDLFVEGWKQHYGYGTHAALIEWQSIADNPVIALAAKSKTLQTDFGDQIKADVLNVIPAQKAGLIAQQAGLCDDSGWCPVRPVSGESTLRPDIHVIGDAAIQQPIPKSAFAATSEAKVCAFAVVDLLNERELSEPVWVNTCYSLVTADHGISVAMVYKLNEAGEISALAGAGGVTEHTDRQSLYLESRYAMGCYDSITRNTFS
- a CDS encoding c-type cytochrome, which produces MLAISLIMLIPESLRADISPRLIVSNCRSCHSGLGTVIPSLNVLSAEQIKQALLQFKYDRRKSTVMGRIVKGLSDAEISAVAHSIQGHSQ
- the rlmB gene encoding 23S rRNA (guanosine(2251)-2'-O)-methyltransferase RlmB yields the protein MKLTKLFGIHAVQAALDYSAKKIHHAWIDAQRQDKRLKQIIEDLADLGIKIEKSERKKLDRMADGKNHQGIVIEVDMPTMRTEEQLKLAVAALTEMPFFLVLDQVQDPHNLGACLRTADAAAVQGIIVTKDNAAGITPTVCKVASGAAETVPVYQVTNLARTLRWLKEQNIWVMGSSGDAQQSIFDADLNMPLALVMGAEGTGMRQLTQKQCDFLVKIPMAGQVESLNVSVAAGVLVYEAFRQRTK
- the rnr gene encoding ribonuclease R — its product is MTDKNDQGTDFNAYNDPYAQREAEKYENPIPSRELILQVIKEAGKPLRRKQIADHFGLQSDESLEALRRRLRAMERDGQLVFNRRQKYCLVNSQDLIAGRVLGHPDGFGFLHPDDGSGDLFLLPREMKALIHNDRAVVRIAGIDRRGRREAAVVDVLERNTHQVVGRFSKERGVSFVVPEHNKISHEVVIPQDEANGAKEGQIVVAEILEQPTKRRQPVGKIVEVLGEHMAPGMEIEVAIRSYELPNEWPEELLEEVAPLSDQVPEEAKEGRTDIRELPLVTIDGEDARDFDDAVYCQKTPKGWKLLVAIADVSHYVKVNTALDAEAKKRSTSVYFPERVIPMLPEILSNGLCSLNPDVDRLCMVCEMYINKQGEVIRSRFFEAVMRSHARLTYTSVARMLVDGDKKLAKKHHHLMPHLQELYALFKAMRKQREQRGAMDFDTQETQIVFGAERKIEKIVPTERNDAHKLIEEFMIAANMAAARFLNRKKMPRLLRIHEGPGSEKLLTLRTFLGEMGLHLGGGENPTPLDYMELLDSVQGRPNAHLIQTVMLRSMSQAVYSPETKGHFGLALEAYAHFTSPIRRYPDLLVHRAIRHCLQGKTAESFFYGFPDMVVLGEHCSANERRADEATRDVVTWLKCEYMLDKVGEEFTGLISAVTGFGFFVELQDIYVEGLVHISTLPQDYFHFDATSHQLYGERTGIRYRLGDMVKVKVARVDLDEKKIDFDLLQTGKKSKAKKKTTAKKTTKDRKTAKDRNKTKKRS